One genomic region from Pempheris klunzingeri isolate RE-2024b chromosome 4, fPemKlu1.hap1, whole genome shotgun sequence encodes:
- the LOC139199583 gene encoding cytochrome P450 2C31-like, with protein sequence MENRKSLPFTDAVIHEVQRFLDIVPFSVPHYALKDISFRGYTIPKSVLREEKQWATPWSFNPKNFLDHNGNFKKNPAFLAFSAGKRACVGESLARMELFIFLVSLLRHFSFSCPEGPDSIDLVPEFSSLANVPRRYEIIATPR encoded by the exons ATGGAGAACAGGAAGTCCCTCCCCTTCACGGATGCGGTCATCCATGAGGTGCAGCGTTTTCTGGACATCGTCCCCTTCAGCGTCCCTCACTACGCACTTAAGGACATCTCTTTCAGGGGCTATACAATCCCCAAG TCTgtgctgagagaggaaaagcaatGGGCAACTCCCTGGTCCTTCAACCCCAAGAACTTCTTGGACCACAATGGCAACTTTAAGAAAAATCCTGCTTTCCTGGCGTTTTCTGCAG GGAAGAGAGCCTGTGTTGGGGAGTCTCTGGCTCGTATGGAGCTTTTCATCTTCCTCGTGTCGCTGCTGCGGCATTTCAGCTTTTCCTGCCCTGAAGGCCCCGACAGTATAGACCTCGTCCCAGAGTTCAGCAGCTTAGCCAATGTGCCTCGCAGGTACGAGATCATCGCCACGCCGCGGTGA
- the tmem97 gene encoding sigma intracellular receptor 2 has protein sequence MAVRVLEIIFFLYFASHIPITLFIDLQALLPAHVYPQPLRSLLRWYAEGFKDPLVLDPPEWFRSFILCEALLQTPFFPVAAYAFLKGGCKWIRTPAIVYSTHVATTLVPILAHILFYQFPAKPHPGPQTLQERWLLVSIYAPYLLVPVLLLLTMLLSSTYSSSSSSACEPGHTTAKAKKKK, from the exons ATGGCCGTCCGGGTGCTAGAAATCATCTTCTTCCTCTATTTTGCGTCCCACATTCCGATCACATTATTTATCGATCTGCAAGCCCTGCTGCCTGCTCACGTGTACCCTCAGCCG ctgagGAGCCTCCTCAGGTGGTACGCAGAGGGGTTCAAAGACCCCCTGGTCCTGGATCCGCCGGAGTGGTTCAGGTCCTTTATTCTCTGCGAGGCTCTGCTTCAGACGCCTTTCTTTCCCGTCGCTGCTTATGCTTTCCTGAAAG GTGGCTGTAAGTGGATCAGGACTCCGGCCATCGTGTACTCCACACATGTGGCCACCACGCTGGTCCCGATCCTAGCCCACATCCTCTTCTACCAGTTCCCTGCGAAGCCCCACCCCGGGCCCCAGACGCTGCAGGAGCGCTGGCTGCTGGTGTCCATATACGCCCCGTACCTGCTGGTACCcgtgctgctgctcctcaccaTGCTGCTGTCCTccacctactcctcctcctcctcctccgcctgcGAGCCCGGACACACAACAGCCaaagccaagaagaagaagtga
- the LOC139200373 gene encoding fibroblast growth factor receptor homolog 1 isoform X1, producing the protein MTSNSTAEDVCSGRPLDPLACVLIGTFSFTTLLFGLLAVLCLRRYRSMVQTIRELRGGKLLLDAVPQLDAPIRPVRLQAMQEEEEEEEVPLPQIALQQSSTVRSSSRRLWKGLQQDPRFTKSDLNLLQLIKAGKEGVFYQARMSRGTCKGHNMFTCKISKEGVRPKHVDTEVSIMRKLGQHKNILQLLDWNTTEEPYILIMEYVSYGTLRTFLQTNRAHLSADPELPSLFTIASYHIALAMQHLRSKMIVHCDLALRNVMVSRFPWDVKVGEFGLARDFTRRTSRRSNYWRNPRQRVPLRWYPPEYFKSNYYSFKGDVWAFGIVLWEMQTFGTLPYSSLETSEAVVYHICIGHKNPNPEGCRPEMLLIMRDCWQEPYTLRPSFTNIVSMLENIIENDADYVDVESPQHLVKDEAEYHEAKYLRAASVTLEDQNPI; encoded by the exons ATGACCTCTAACTCCACCGCTGAAGACGTTTGCTCAG GTCGGCCCCTGGACCCGCTGGCCTGCGTCCTCATCGGGACCTTCTCCTTCACCACCCTGCTCTTCGGGCTGCTGGCGGTCCTGTGCCTCAGGAG ATATCGCTCCATGGTCCAGACCATTAGAGAGCTGCGGGGGGGCAAGTTGTTGCTGGATGCTGTTCCTCAGCTGGATGCTCCCATCAGGCCTGTGAGGCTGCAAGCGatgcaagaggaggaggaggaggaggaggtgcctCTTCCCCAAATAgccctgcagcagagcagcacggTCAGGTCGTCCTCCAGGAGGCTGTGGAAAGGCCTGCAGCAG GATCCCCGGTTTACCAAGTCGGACCtgaacctgctgcagctgatcaaAGCGGGGAAGGAGGGCGTCTTCTACCAGGCCAGGATGTCCAGAGGGACGTGCAAAGGCCACAACATGTTCACCTGCAAGATCAGCAAGGAAG gCGTCCGTCCCAAGCATGTGGACACAGAGGTGTCCATCATGAGGAAACTGGGTCAACACAAGAACATCCTCCAGCTACTGGACTGGAACACCACTGAGG AGCCTTATATTCTCATCATGGAGTATGTGAGCTACGGCACCCTGAGGACCTTCCTGCAGACCAACAGAGCCCACCTGAGCGCAGACCCCGAGCTGCCGAGCCTCTTCACCATCGCCTCCTACCACATCGCTCTGGCCATGCAGCACCTGCGCTCCAAAATG ATCGTGCACTGTGACTTGGCTCTGAGGAACGTCATGGTCAGCAGGTTTCCATGGGACGTCAAAGTGGGGGAGTTTGGCCTGGCCCGCGACTTCACACGCAGGACGAGCCGCCGCAGCAACTACTGGAGAAACCCACGG CAGCGTGTGCCGCTGCGCTGGTACCCACCTGAGTACTTCAAGAGCAACTATTACAGCTTCAAGGGAGACGTGTGGGCGTTCGGCATCGTGCTCTGGGAGATGCAGACATTTG GTACGCTGCCGTACTCCAGCCTGGAGACGTCGGAGGCGGTGGTGTACCACATCTGTATTGGTCATAAAAACCCAAACCCTGAAGGCTGCAGGCCAGAGAT GCTTCTCATCATGAGAGACTGTTGGCAGGAGCCGTACACTCTGAGACCCTCGTTCACCAACATCGTCAGCATGCTGGAGAACATCATCGAAAACGACGCG GATTATGTGGATGTTGAGAGTCCGCAGCATCTGGTGAAAGATGAGGCTGAATATCACGAAGCTAAATATCTGCGAGCAGCCAGCGTCACCTTGGAAGATCAAAATCCCATCTGA
- the LOC139200373 gene encoding fibroblast growth factor receptor homolog 1 isoform X2, with product MTSNSTAEDVCSGRPLDPLACVLIGTFSFTTLLFGLLAVLCLRRYRSMVQTIRELRGGKLLLDAVPQLDAPIRPVRLQAMQEEEEEEEVPLPQIALQQSSTVRSSSRRLWKGLQQDPRFTKSDLNLLQLIKAGKEGVFYQARMSRGTCKGHNMFTCKISKEGVRPKHVDTEVSIMRKLGQHKNILQLLDWNTTEEPYILIMEYVSYGTLRTFLQTNRAHLSADPELPSLFTIASYHIALAMQHLRSKMIVHCDLALRNVMVSRFPWDVKVGEFGLARDFTRRTSRRSNYWRNPRRVPLRWYPPEYFKSNYYSFKGDVWAFGIVLWEMQTFGTLPYSSLETSEAVVYHICIGHKNPNPEGCRPEMLLIMRDCWQEPYTLRPSFTNIVSMLENIIENDADYVDVESPQHLVKDEAEYHEAKYLRAASVTLEDQNPI from the exons ATGACCTCTAACTCCACCGCTGAAGACGTTTGCTCAG GTCGGCCCCTGGACCCGCTGGCCTGCGTCCTCATCGGGACCTTCTCCTTCACCACCCTGCTCTTCGGGCTGCTGGCGGTCCTGTGCCTCAGGAG ATATCGCTCCATGGTCCAGACCATTAGAGAGCTGCGGGGGGGCAAGTTGTTGCTGGATGCTGTTCCTCAGCTGGATGCTCCCATCAGGCCTGTGAGGCTGCAAGCGatgcaagaggaggaggaggaggaggaggtgcctCTTCCCCAAATAgccctgcagcagagcagcacggTCAGGTCGTCCTCCAGGAGGCTGTGGAAAGGCCTGCAGCAG GATCCCCGGTTTACCAAGTCGGACCtgaacctgctgcagctgatcaaAGCGGGGAAGGAGGGCGTCTTCTACCAGGCCAGGATGTCCAGAGGGACGTGCAAAGGCCACAACATGTTCACCTGCAAGATCAGCAAGGAAG gCGTCCGTCCCAAGCATGTGGACACAGAGGTGTCCATCATGAGGAAACTGGGTCAACACAAGAACATCCTCCAGCTACTGGACTGGAACACCACTGAGG AGCCTTATATTCTCATCATGGAGTATGTGAGCTACGGCACCCTGAGGACCTTCCTGCAGACCAACAGAGCCCACCTGAGCGCAGACCCCGAGCTGCCGAGCCTCTTCACCATCGCCTCCTACCACATCGCTCTGGCCATGCAGCACCTGCGCTCCAAAATG ATCGTGCACTGTGACTTGGCTCTGAGGAACGTCATGGTCAGCAGGTTTCCATGGGACGTCAAAGTGGGGGAGTTTGGCCTGGCCCGCGACTTCACACGCAGGACGAGCCGCCGCAGCAACTACTGGAGAAACCCACGG CGTGTGCCGCTGCGCTGGTACCCACCTGAGTACTTCAAGAGCAACTATTACAGCTTCAAGGGAGACGTGTGGGCGTTCGGCATCGTGCTCTGGGAGATGCAGACATTTG GTACGCTGCCGTACTCCAGCCTGGAGACGTCGGAGGCGGTGGTGTACCACATCTGTATTGGTCATAAAAACCCAAACCCTGAAGGCTGCAGGCCAGAGAT GCTTCTCATCATGAGAGACTGTTGGCAGGAGCCGTACACTCTGAGACCCTCGTTCACCAACATCGTCAGCATGCTGGAGAACATCATCGAAAACGACGCG GATTATGTGGATGTTGAGAGTCCGCAGCATCTGGTGAAAGATGAGGCTGAATATCACGAAGCTAAATATCTGCGAGCAGCCAGCGTCACCTTGGAAGATCAAAATCCCATCTGA